In a genomic window of [Empedobacter] haloabium:
- the truB gene encoding tRNA pseudouridine(55) synthase TruB, which translates to MTQQKVKRVRDLVDGVLLLDKPVGLSSNDALIKAKRILNAKKAGHTGTLDPFATGLLPLCFGEATKFSQDLLEADKTYVTTVHLGVRTDTGDTEGQVLETLPVDVTVEQIEAVLARFRGLIAQVPPMYSALKRDGKPLYEYARAGVVLEREARNVTIHKLELLGYEAPFLRLEVTCSKGTYIRVLGEDIGAALGCGAHLNALRRIGVGALRAEQMITAEQLVAHPAPLELLAPVDALLRSFPKVDLTPELARRFLQGQRLPLGKEPEVVTPAPYEGRVRVYQGTRLLGTGVLGEWAILAPERLIAAG; encoded by the coding sequence ATGACGCAGCAAAAAGTAAAACGGGTGCGCGACCTGGTGGACGGCGTGCTGCTGCTGGATAAACCGGTGGGGCTGTCGTCCAACGACGCGCTGATCAAGGCCAAGCGCATCCTGAACGCGAAGAAGGCGGGCCATACCGGCACGCTCGATCCGTTCGCCACCGGCCTGTTGCCGCTGTGCTTCGGCGAAGCCACCAAGTTCTCGCAGGACCTGCTGGAGGCGGACAAGACCTACGTGACGACCGTCCACCTGGGCGTGCGCACGGACACAGGCGACACCGAAGGCCAGGTGCTGGAGACGCTGCCGGTGGATGTGACGGTCGAGCAGATCGAGGCCGTGCTGGCCCGTTTCCGTGGCCTGATCGCGCAGGTGCCGCCGATGTACTCGGCGCTCAAGCGCGACGGCAAGCCGCTGTACGAGTACGCCCGCGCCGGCGTGGTGCTGGAGCGCGAGGCGCGCAACGTCACGATCCACAAGCTGGAGCTGCTCGGGTACGAGGCACCGTTCCTGCGGCTGGAGGTCACGTGCAGCAAGGGCACTTACATCCGCGTGCTGGGCGAGGACATCGGCGCCGCACTGGGCTGCGGCGCGCACCTGAATGCGCTGCGGCGCATCGGCGTCGGCGCCCTGCGCGCCGAGCAGATGATCACGGCGGAGCAGCTGGTGGCGCATCCGGCGCCGCTGGAGTTGCTGGCACCGGTCGACGCGTTGCTGCGCTCCTTCCCGAAGGTCGACCTGACACCGGAGCTGGCCAGGCGCTTCCTGCAAGGCCAGCGGCTGCCGCTGGGGAAGGAGCCGGAGGTCGTCACGCCGGCGCCTTACGAGGGGCGGGTGCGTGTGTACCAGGGTACTCGCTTGCTGGGCACGGGCGTGCTGGGCGAGTGGGCGATTCTGGCGCCGGAGCGCTTGATCGCGGCGGGATAA
- a CDS encoding PEP-CTERM sorting domain-containing protein (PEP-CTERM proteins occur, often in large numbers, in the proteomes of bacteria that also encode an exosortase, a predicted intramembrane cysteine proteinase. The presence of a PEP-CTERM domain at a protein's C-terminus predicts cleavage within the sorting domain, followed by covalent anchoring to some some component of the (usually Gram-negative) cell surface. Many PEP-CTERM proteins exhibit an unusual sequence composition that includes large numbers of potential glycosylation sites. Expression of one such protein has been shown restore the ability of a bacterium to form floc, a type of biofilm.) yields the protein MSLLTVQAQLSAALRATVLLALFCLAGATAVAQETDRRSYAQISVEVLEMTATPLHSPSDPASVEVRWANIAETIVDLDGVRKGIERDDGVQFPWRVELGDETSRTVASASDSLFSNAMAMSELHGAPPTHRSAGANWFSSLDTLLSPKSRLTVKLHLSADASGWGEHGDGFYDYFFWLTDISWDGEMDQAYRQVLPLDRVVTLSYANGGTEPRRVILSSAGFTHVSLAPVPEPASIALLAPGLVVVFALLRRRKLVLE from the coding sequence ATGAGCCTGCTTACTGTGCAAGCCCAGTTGTCAGCGGCGTTGCGCGCCACTGTCCTGCTGGCCCTGTTCTGCCTTGCCGGGGCCACGGCGGTCGCGCAGGAGACTGACCGGCGCTCCTACGCGCAAATCTCGGTCGAGGTGCTCGAGATGACTGCGACTCCTCTCCACTCACCGTCGGATCCCGCCAGCGTCGAAGTGCGTTGGGCCAACATCGCCGAAACCATCGTCGACCTGGATGGCGTTCGAAAGGGCATCGAGCGCGACGACGGCGTGCAATTTCCCTGGCGCGTCGAGCTCGGCGACGAAACATCGCGCACGGTGGCCTCGGCGAGCGATTCGCTGTTCAGCAACGCGATGGCGATGAGTGAACTGCACGGGGCACCCCCCACCCACAGATCGGCGGGAGCAAACTGGTTTTCCAGCCTCGATACATTGCTGAGCCCCAAATCGAGACTGACGGTCAAGCTGCATCTAAGCGCTGATGCGTCAGGGTGGGGGGAGCATGGCGACGGCTTCTACGACTACTTCTTTTGGCTCACCGATATCTCGTGGGACGGCGAGATGGACCAGGCATACCGGCAGGTCCTGCCACTCGATCGGGTCGTGACGTTATCCTACGCAAATGGCGGCACGGAGCCGCGGCGTGTGATCCTGTCCTCGGCGGGATTTACGCACGTCTCGCTGGCACCGGTGCCGGAACCTGCGAGCATCGCCCTGCTGGCCCCGGGTCTGGTCGTCGTTTTCGCGCTGCTACGGCGCCGCAAGCTGGTCCTCGAATGA
- a CDS encoding PAS domain-containing protein: MAQPDNQAASQSGAGRHRRRQQRHAPAAPTAMPDYRQVFEATPTPYLLLTPEFTIAAVNEAYLRATATVREQIVGRNIFDVFPDNPNDPDANGVANLRASLMRVRQTRTADTMAVQKYDIPISAIPGGFEQRHWSPVNVPVLDAQGELTHIIHRVEDVTTAVQARAHTVRMEAELLAQAQHVREGQQFADLFQQAPTFMAMLSGPEHHVELLNQGFMRLTGHRDVIGRSVAECFGGATGRAYVALLDEVYRSGRPLAASSALYAVQPVAGGDTEQRYIDFVFQPIRTPEGGVRGIFVEGVDVTDRVQANARRDALIRLTDALRDLRTPEEIAYAAARILGETLGVSRVGYGAFEQTSGLLRFERDWTAPGVQSLAGTLDMGDFGTYVDDMKLGRTVIVDDAANDPRTLAAAEQLRAYAATAFVNIPLTEHGRLTSILFVNSATPRAWSAEDCALMREVAERARTATERLASMLKLRESEAKFRTIADAMPQMVWSTLPDGYHDYYNQQWYDYTGVPDGSTDGAAWNDVFHPDDQARAWQAWRHSLATGDTYEIQYRLRHRSGEYRWVLGRALPIRDEAGRIVRWMGTCTDIHTQKLAEDALREAAQRKDEFLAMLAHELRNPLAPISTAAQLLRVRQADEKARTMASEIIVRQVRHMTALVDDLLDVSRVTRGLVELDMATLDLKQVINSAIEQALPLIEARRHALEVRTPPQRAQVRGDRTRLVQVIANVLNNAAKYTPPNGRIQLTLDVDDGHARVAVTDNGNGIAPALLPDIFDLFVQGERSPDRAQGGLGLGLALVRSLTALHGGSATADSAGEGQGSTFTITLPLAADDSACSDAAPQHVPGTARHHLHVMIVDDNIDGALSLAELLRAQGHRVSVAEDAEMALYEPALETVQAFILDIGLPGMDGYTLARHLRSRPAIAKALLIALTGYGQPADRVLSTAAGFDHHFVKPVDTQALAQVLDSFASE; this comes from the coding sequence ATGGCCCAACCCGACAATCAAGCTGCCAGCCAGTCCGGCGCCGGTCGCCACCGCCGCCGTCAACAGCGACATGCTCCGGCCGCGCCCACGGCCATGCCGGACTATCGCCAGGTGTTCGAGGCCACGCCCACGCCGTACCTGCTGCTCACACCCGAGTTCACCATCGCCGCAGTCAACGAGGCCTACCTGCGCGCCACCGCGACGGTGCGCGAGCAGATCGTTGGCCGCAACATCTTCGACGTGTTCCCGGATAACCCGAACGATCCGGACGCGAACGGCGTCGCCAACCTGCGCGCCTCGCTGATGCGGGTGCGCCAGACCAGGACCGCGGACACGATGGCCGTGCAGAAGTACGACATTCCCATCTCTGCCATACCGGGCGGTTTCGAACAGCGCCACTGGAGTCCCGTCAACGTGCCGGTGCTGGACGCACAGGGCGAGCTGACGCACATCATCCACCGCGTCGAGGACGTGACGACGGCCGTGCAGGCGCGCGCCCACACGGTGCGCATGGAGGCCGAACTCCTGGCCCAGGCGCAGCACGTGCGCGAAGGCCAGCAGTTCGCCGACCTGTTCCAGCAGGCGCCCACGTTCATGGCGATGCTGTCGGGTCCCGAGCACCACGTCGAGTTGCTGAACCAGGGCTTCATGCGCCTGACCGGCCACCGCGACGTGATCGGCCGCAGCGTGGCCGAATGCTTCGGCGGCGCCACCGGCCGCGCCTACGTCGCCCTGCTGGACGAGGTGTACCGCAGCGGCCGGCCGCTGGCCGCCAGCAGTGCCCTGTATGCGGTGCAGCCGGTGGCCGGCGGCGATACCGAGCAGCGCTACATCGACTTCGTGTTCCAGCCCATCCGCACGCCGGAAGGCGGCGTGCGCGGCATCTTCGTCGAGGGGGTTGACGTGACCGACCGGGTCCAGGCCAATGCCCGGCGCGACGCGCTGATCCGCCTGACCGACGCGCTGCGCGACCTGCGCACCCCCGAAGAGATCGCGTATGCGGCCGCGCGCATCCTGGGCGAGACGCTGGGCGTCAGCCGGGTGGGCTACGGCGCGTTCGAGCAGACCTCGGGGCTGCTGCGCTTCGAACGCGACTGGACCGCGCCGGGTGTGCAGTCGCTTGCCGGTACGCTCGACATGGGCGACTTCGGCACCTACGTCGACGACATGAAGTTAGGCCGTACCGTGATCGTCGACGACGCCGCGAACGATCCCCGCACGCTCGCCGCGGCGGAACAGCTGCGTGCCTACGCCGCCACCGCCTTCGTCAACATCCCGCTGACGGAGCATGGCCGCTTGACCAGCATCCTGTTCGTCAACAGCGCCACGCCGCGGGCCTGGTCGGCCGAGGATTGCGCACTGATGCGCGAAGTTGCGGAACGGGCCCGCACCGCGACCGAGAGGCTGGCCAGCATGCTGAAACTGCGCGAAAGCGAGGCGAAGTTCCGCACCATCGCCGACGCGATGCCGCAAATGGTCTGGTCCACCCTGCCGGACGGCTACCACGACTACTACAATCAGCAATGGTACGACTACACCGGCGTACCGGACGGCTCGACCGACGGCGCCGCATGGAACGACGTGTTCCACCCGGACGACCAGGCGCGCGCCTGGCAGGCCTGGCGCCACAGCCTGGCAACGGGCGATACCTACGAGATCCAATACCGGCTGCGCCACCGCTCCGGCGAGTACCGCTGGGTGCTGGGCCGCGCGCTGCCGATCCGCGACGAGGCTGGGCGCATCGTGCGCTGGATGGGCACCTGCACGGACATCCACACGCAGAAGCTGGCCGAGGATGCGTTGCGCGAGGCGGCCCAGCGCAAGGACGAGTTCCTGGCGATGCTGGCGCACGAGCTGCGCAATCCGCTCGCCCCCATCAGCACGGCGGCCCAGCTGCTGCGCGTGCGCCAGGCGGACGAGAAGGCGCGCACGATGGCCAGCGAGATCATCGTGCGCCAGGTGCGCCACATGACGGCGCTGGTGGACGACCTGCTGGACGTCTCGCGCGTGACGCGCGGGCTGGTGGAGCTGGACATGGCGACCCTGGACCTGAAGCAGGTGATCAACAGCGCCATCGAACAGGCCTTGCCGCTGATCGAGGCGCGCCGCCACGCGCTGGAAGTGCGCACGCCACCGCAGCGGGCACAGGTACGTGGCGATCGCACCCGCCTGGTGCAGGTGATCGCCAACGTTCTCAACAACGCAGCCAAGTACACACCGCCGAACGGGCGCATCCAGCTGACGCTGGACGTGGACGACGGCCATGCCCGTGTCGCCGTGACGGACAACGGCAACGGCATCGCCCCCGCTCTCTTGCCCGACATCTTCGACCTGTTCGTGCAGGGCGAACGCAGCCCGGACCGGGCCCAGGGCGGTCTGGGCCTGGGCCTGGCGCTGGTGCGCAGCCTGACCGCGCTGCATGGCGGCAGTGCCACCGCCGACAGTGCCGGCGAGGGCCAGGGCAGCACGTTCACCATCACGCTGCCATTGGCCGCCGACGACAGCGCCTGCAGCGATGCCGCGCCCCAGCACGTGCCTGGCACGGCCCGGCACCATCTGCACGTGATGATCGTGGACGACAATATCGATGGCGCCCTGTCGCTGGCCGAGCTGCTGCGCGCGCAGGGCCACCGCGTGAGCGTGGCGGAGGATGCCGAGATGGCGCTGTACGAGCCGGCACTGGAGACGGTGCAGGCTTTTATCCTGGACATCGGCCTGCCCGGCATGGACGGCTACACGCTGGCGCGGCATCTGCGTTCCCGCCCCGCCATCGCCAAGGCCCTGCTGATCGCGCTGACGGGCTACGGGCAGCCGGCCGACCGGGTGCTGTCCACCGCCGCCGGCTTCGATCATCACTTCGTCAAGCCGGTCGATACGCAGGCGCTGGCGCAGGTGCTGGACAGTTTTGCTAGCGAGTGA
- the typA gene encoding translational GTPase TypA has translation MSNTKRAIRNIAIIAHVDHGKTTLVDQLLRQSGTFRENQQVDTRVMDSNDLEKERGITILSKNCAVEYEGTHINIVDTPGHADFGGEVERVLSMVDSVLLLVDAQEGPMPQTRFVTRKALALGLKPIVVVNKIDRPGARADWAINQTFELFDKLGANDEQLDFPIIYASGLNGYAGMDESVRGGDMKPLFEAILKYVPVRDDNPDGPLQMQITSLDYSSYVGKIGIGRISRGRIKAGQDVVVVDGPGATPIKGRINQVLNFKGLERVLVDEAVAGDIVLINGIEDIGIGSTVCAPDNIDPLPMLTVDEPTLTMNFMVNTSPLAGREGKFVTSRQLRDRLDKELKSNVALRVAPTDDDTIFEVSGRGELHLTILLENMRREGFELAVSRPRVVFKMVDGVRHEPYEMLSVDVEEANQGGVMEELGRRRGDLQNMESDGKGRVRLEYRIPARGLIGFQGEFMTLTRGTGLMSHVFDAYAPVDNSKGELAGRHNGVLISQDDGQAVAYALWKLQDRGRMFVSHNDPVYEGMIIGIHSRDNDLVVNPIKGKQLTNVRASGTDEAVRLVTPIQLSLEYAVEFIEDDELVEITPKSIRLRKRFLKEHERKKASREA, from the coding sequence ATGTCTAATACTAAACGCGCAATTCGTAACATCGCCATCATCGCCCACGTCGACCACGGCAAAACCACCCTCGTGGACCAGCTGCTGCGCCAGTCCGGTACCTTCCGTGAAAACCAGCAGGTCGACACCCGCGTCATGGACTCGAACGACCTCGAGAAAGAGCGTGGCATCACGATTCTGTCGAAGAATTGCGCGGTCGAGTACGAAGGCACCCACATCAATATCGTCGACACCCCGGGCCACGCCGACTTCGGCGGCGAAGTCGAGCGCGTGCTGTCGATGGTCGACTCCGTGCTGCTGCTGGTCGATGCGCAGGAAGGCCCGATGCCGCAGACCCGTTTCGTCACGCGCAAGGCGCTGGCGCTGGGCCTGAAGCCGATCGTCGTGGTCAACAAGATCGACCGTCCGGGCGCGCGCGCCGACTGGGCCATCAACCAGACCTTCGAACTGTTCGACAAGCTGGGCGCGAACGACGAGCAGCTGGACTTCCCGATCATCTACGCCTCGGGCCTGAACGGCTACGCCGGTATGGACGAAAGCGTGCGCGGCGGCGACATGAAGCCGCTGTTCGAAGCGATCCTGAAATACGTGCCGGTGCGTGACGACAATCCGGATGGCCCGCTGCAGATGCAGATCACGTCGCTGGACTATTCGTCCTACGTCGGCAAGATCGGCATCGGCCGCATTTCCCGTGGCCGCATCAAGGCCGGCCAGGACGTCGTCGTGGTCGACGGCCCGGGCGCGACCCCGATCAAGGGCCGCATCAACCAGGTGCTGAACTTCAAGGGCCTGGAGCGCGTGCTGGTCGACGAAGCCGTCGCCGGCGACATCGTGCTGATCAACGGTATCGAAGATATCGGCATCGGTTCGACCGTGTGCGCACCGGACAATATCGACCCGCTGCCGATGCTGACCGTCGACGAGCCGACCCTGACGATGAACTTCATGGTCAACACCTCGCCGCTGGCCGGCCGCGAAGGCAAGTTCGTCACGTCGCGCCAGCTGCGCGACCGCCTGGACAAGGAACTGAAATCGAACGTGGCACTGCGCGTGGCACCGACCGACGACGACACGATCTTCGAAGTGTCGGGCCGCGGCGAGCTGCACCTGACCATCCTGCTGGAGAACATGCGCCGCGAAGGCTTCGAGCTGGCGGTGTCCCGTCCGCGCGTGGTGTTCAAGATGGTCGACGGCGTGCGCCATGAGCCGTACGAGATGCTGTCGGTGGACGTGGAAGAAGCCAACCAGGGCGGCGTGATGGAAGAACTGGGCCGCCGCCGTGGCGACCTGCAGAACATGGAATCGGACGGCAAGGGCCGCGTGCGCCTGGAGTACCGCATTCCCGCGCGTGGCCTGATCGGCTTCCAGGGCGAGTTCATGACGCTGACGCGCGGCACGGGCCTGATGAGCCACGTGTTCGACGCCTATGCGCCGGTCGACAACTCGAAGGGCGAACTGGCCGGCCGTCACAACGGCGTGCTGATCTCGCAGGATGACGGCCAGGCCGTCGCCTACGCCCTGTGGAAGCTGCAGGATCGCGGCCGCATGTTCGTGTCGCACAACGACCCGGTCTACGAAGGCATGATCATCGGTATCCACTCGCGCGACAACGACCTGGTCGTCAACCCGATCAAGGGCAAGCAGCTGACCAACGTGCGCGCATCGGGCACCGACGAAGCCGTGCGCCTGGTGACGCCGATCCAGCTGTCGCTGGAATACGCGGTCGAGTTCATCGAGGACGACGAACTGGTCGAGATCACGCCGAAGTCGATCCGCCTGCGCAAGCGCTTCCTGAAGGAGCACGAGCGCAAGAAGGCTTCGCGCGAAGCGTAA